The sequence below is a genomic window from Flagellimonas marinaquae.
TCTCATATATTTCTTTAGATCTATCATAAAGTGCCGCAAGATCGGTATCTTCCCTTGCCGTAATTATTTCGGTGGACAATTTGATCAACTCTTCCCTCAATTTCCGTATCATAGCTTTTATTCTTTACTATAAAAATAAAACGATTTTGCAAAAACCCTATCAACAAAAGGTTAAAATCTTATTGAAAACAAGGGTTCAATTTTTTAGTAGCTTTGTGCTCGTCCCATTATAACGGGAAAACAAACAATTTCTTTCAAAAATACGTTATGTTTCTCGAAAACACAGTAAACCATAAAGAACAATTTGGATGGATCGAGGTGATTTGCGGCTCCATGTTTTCGGGAAAAACAGAAGAGCTGATTCGACGTTTAAAACGGGCCCAGTTCGCCAAACAGAAAGTAGAGATCTTTAAACCGATCGTGGACACACGCTACCACGAAGAAAACGTTATTTCTCACGACTCCAACGAAATTAGATCTACTCCTGTGCCTGCAGCTGCCAATATTAGGCTTTTGGCAGACGATTGCGATGTGGTCGGAATCGATGAGGCGCAATTCTTCGATGAGGAAATTGTTACCGTTTGCAACGATTTGGCCAATAGAGGAGTCCGCGTTGTGGTCGCCGGATTGGATATGGACTTTAAAGGAAATCCCTTTGGCCCTATGCCCGCCTTAATGGCGACCGCCGAATATGTCACTAAAGTACACGCCGTTTGCACCCGAACGGGGAATTTGGCCAATTACAGTTTTAGAAAATCCTTAAACGACAACTTGGTGCTCTTGGGCGAAACCGAAGAATATGAACCCTTGAGCAGGGCTGCTTTCTACAAGGCCATGTTGCGCGAAAAAATAAAAGAAATGGATGTGGACACAGAAGAAGTAAGCGCCAAAAACAATAAATCGGATGAGTAAGGTAGGAGAAACCACCTTGGTTTTGGACCTGTTGGCACTAACGCACAACTACAACGTACTGCGATCCAAAATTGATCCAGACACAAAATTCTTAGGGGTCGTTAAAGCATTTGCCTATGGGAGCGACATGGTGGCCATTGCACAAAAATTAGAGGAACTAGGTGCCGATTATCTGGCCGTAGCCTACGTAAGTGAGGGAGTTTTACTTCGGGAATCGGGT
It includes:
- a CDS encoding thymidine kinase produces the protein MFLENTVNHKEQFGWIEVICGSMFSGKTEELIRRLKRAQFAKQKVEIFKPIVDTRYHEENVISHDSNEIRSTPVPAAANIRLLADDCDVVGIDEAQFFDEEIVTVCNDLANRGVRVVVAGLDMDFKGNPFGPMPALMATAEYVTKVHAVCTRTGNLANYSFRKSLNDNLVLLGETEEYEPLSRAAFYKAMLREKIKEMDVDTEEVSAKNNKSDE